In the Bos mutus isolate GX-2022 chromosome 15, NWIPB_WYAK_1.1, whole genome shotgun sequence genome, ctaggttgtttccatgtcctggctattataaacaaagcatttcctctaaagtcaggaacaagacaagggtgcccactttcaccattactattcaacatagttttggaagttttggccacagcaatcagagcagaaaaagaaataaaaggaatccaaattggaaaagaagaagtaaaactctcactatttgcagatgacatgatcctctacatagaaaaccctaaagactccaccagaaaattactagaactaatcaatgattatagtaaagctgcaggatataaaatcaacacacagaaatcccttgcattcctatacactaataatgagaaaacagaaagagaaattaaggaaacaattccattcaccattgcaacggaaagaataaaatacttaggaatatatctacctaaagaaattaaagacctatatatagaaaactataaaacactggtgaaagaaatcaaagaggacactaatagatggagaaatataccatgttcatggattggaagaatcaatatagtgaaaatgagtatactacccaaagcaatttatagattcaatgcaatccctatcaagctaccaacgtattcttcacagagctagaacaaataatttcacaatttgtatggaaatacaaaaaacctcgaatagccaaagcgatcttgagaaagaagaatggaactggaggaatcaacctacctgacttcaggctctactacaaagccacagttatcaagacagtatggtactggcacaaagacagaaatatagatcaatggaacaaaatagaaagcccagagataaatccatgcacatatggacaccttatctttgacaaaggaggcaagaatatacaatggattaaagacaatctctttaacaagtggtgctgggaaaactggtcaaccacttgtaaaagaatgaaactagaacactttctaacaccatacacaaaaataaactcaaaatggattaaagatctaaacataagaccagaaactataaaacttctagaggagaacataggcaaaacactctctgacatacctCAGAGcagtatcctctatgacccacctcccagaatatcggaaataaaagcaaaaataaacaaatgggacctaattaaccttaaaagcttctgcacatcaaaggaaactatcagcaaggtgaacaGACATTTCTGTCTCCCATCCATTATACCATTGATGTCTCTGTTGCTGACTCTGGACTCTTccatcttttatgtatttattttttttgtgaaaatcactcagttgtgtccaactctttgtgaccccatgtactatacagtccatggaattctccaggccagaatactggagtgggtagcctttctcttctccaggggatcttcctgactcagggatcgaacccaggtctcccacattgcaggtggattccttaccaactgagctatcagggaagtcctcttttctTCCATCTTAAAGCTGGGCAAGCACAGGTTTCAAAAGCCTGTGGAGTACAGCCCAGCAGGAACACTCTGTTGATTGTGCTGATGCTTATACAAACCTATATATGTGATACAATTGCCCAGAACCACTCCCTTGAAATAGGTGCATGTAAAATGTTTAACATCTAAATAAAATATGTGGATTTTATTAATGTCAATTTTTTTGTTTAGATATTCTACTATAGTTATACAAGATGTTACTCTTGGGTAAAATTAGGTGAATTGTATGAGGGGCTactttttacattgtttttttacAACTACCTATAATTCTGTAGTTATTTTAAACACTATTACCAAGCTGTATCGATCAGAACAGTATGGGattgacatcagttcagttcagttgctgagtcgtgtccgactctttgccaccccatgaatcgcagcacgccaggcctccctatccatcactaactcccggagttcactcagactcacatccatcgagtcagtgatgccatccagctgtctcatcgtctgtcatccccttctcctcctgcccccaatccctcccagcatcagagtctttcccaatgagtcaactctttgcatgaggtggccaaagtactggagtttcagcttcagcatcattccctccaaagaaatcccaggactgatctccttcagaatggactggttggatctccttgcagtccaagggactctcaagagtcttctccaacaccacagttcaaagcatcaattcttcggcactcagccttcttcacagtacaactctcacatccatacatgaccacaggaaaaaccatagccttgactagacggacctttgttggcaaagtaatgtctctgcttttgaatatgctatttaggttggtcgtaactttccttccaaggagtaagcgccttttaatctcatggctgcagtcaccatctgcagtgattttagagccccccaaaataaagtctgacactgtttccactgtttccccatctatttcccatgaagtgatgggactggatgccatgatcttcgttttctgaatgttgagctttacgccaactttttcactctcctctttcactttcatcaagaggctttttagttcctcttcactttctgccataagggtggtgtcatctgcatatctaggttattgatatttctcctgggattcttgattctagcttgtgcttcttccagtccagcgtttctcatgatgtactctgcatagaagttaaataagaagggtaataatatacagccttgacatactcctttcttttcctatttggaaccagtctgttgttccatgtccagttctaactgttgcttcctgacctgcatataggtttctcaagaggcaggtcaggtggtctggcattcccatctctttcagaattttccacagtttattgtgatccacacagtcaaagactttggcatagtcaataaagcagaaataaatgtttttctggaactctcttgctttttccatgatccagcggatgttggcaatttgatctctgattcctctgccttttctaaaaccagcttgaacatctggaagttcgtggttcatgtattgctgaagtctggcttggggaattttgagcattactttactagcgtgtgagatgagtgcaattgtgcggtagtttgagcgttctttggcattgccttcttagggattggaatgaaaactgacattttccagtcctttggccactgctgagttttccaaatttgctggcatatttagtgcagcactttcacagcatcatctttcaggatttgaaatagctcaactgaaattccatcacctccactagctttgttcgtagtgatgctttctaagtcccacttgacttcacattccaggatatctggctctaggtgagtgatcacaccatcatgattatctgggtcatgaagatcttttttgtacagttcttctgtgtattcttgccacctcttctttgttttttaatttaattgtatttaactttacaatattgtattggttttgccatatatcaaaatgaatctgccacaggtatacatgtggttccccatcctgaaccctcctccctcctccctccccataccatccctctgggtcgtcccagtgcaccagccccaagcatccagtatcgtgcatcgaacctggactggcgactcgtttcatatatgatattatgcatatttcaatgccattctcccaaatcatcccaccctctcccccacctcttcttaatattcatTAACTCAATATTTAATGGCAGTGTAGGTATTAAAACAGGACTGTGGAAAAGCTGGTTTTACTTGGAGAGACTTTTGTTGTAAAACATCCTAAAAATGAACACTCAGTGTGAAGTGAAGATCTGAGCATGTGGGGAGAGCAGGAGAGGAAACAGGGGGGAAAGGCTGAGGGGAGGCATGGTGCATGGATGAACTTGAGGACTGGATCTCGGCCATTTGGCAGGAGGCACGGCTGGTGGAGGCAGCTGTCCCTGGGGCTCTGATGTAAGTGCTTCCCCCAAGGGCTCTCCTGTCAGCGAATAAACAGCCAAGTGTCCAGATCCCAACAAACTGACTTTCATCACCAGTCTTATGTCTGTTCCTGAAGACTCAGGAAAGGGTGGTGAGTCAATTAAATGCCTAAGGGTGGGGTGGTTCCAGGACCAAGATAAAGACTGGGCTGGTCTTATGTCCTAGACAGGCCAGAGGGGACAAGCCTCTTGGAGGTTATTAACATATGTGCAGAATGCCTGGCAAAAATCAGAGGCATCAAACTAGTTGGTTACAGCCCATGTGGAGGGTAAGGTTTGGGAAGGGAAGTGGAGAGTCTATAGGCAGCTGAGGTTAATGAAGGTTTATAAAGAATGTAAAGTGATCCAATATATGACAAGGGTCCTAATAATTCAACCAGAcatcagaaaacagaagagatatTGACTTAGAAAAAAGACCTTTTTTAACAATATGACAATGACAGAGATCTGTCCTAGACTCCTAAAACAGGACATAGGAATTGGACCAGGAACCTCTCAGGCAGGTGTGACAAGAGAACTACAGGGCAGGAGCCTCCTGGACTTGTGTCAGACCAAGGTACTCTAACTTGGTCGGAGGACCAATGTCACAGGGAAATTGAGCACTGAGCTTCTTGGCATTGCTGTCTGGCCCcagtttataaaattttctttgctCCTTGCTTTCCCCAATTACTTGGAGCTTTCATAATTTGCCCTCCAGCCCAGTCCTGCCTTTGTTGATTTGTGGCATCCTCGTCCTCTTCCTTCCTGctatttttctggtttcctttcctAATCACCTCTGAGTCACACACTTGCCCTCACGTCCCTCTGCTGTCATCCCACCTGTTTTCCTGTGGGATGTCAGTGGCTCTGGCTGCAGAGAATCTTCTCCAGAGCAGCTGTGTGCCCTTGAGGAGAGAGTGCCCTGACTCAGCCAGCTGACTGAATCTGATGGCAGAACACTTTCTCCCAGCATGTGGAGGGTGCAAATTGGAGCAGATTGTCCTCCTCAGAAAGAAACATCAGGAGTAAAGACGTATTTTTGATAAGCATAAGATACAACTTAGCTACGGAGCTAGAAAGTTTAAAATACCCCTTTGTTAgtacctccagtactttggccacctcatgcgaagagttgactcattggaaaagactctgatgctgggagggattggggacaagaggagaaggggatgacagaggatgagatggctggatggcatcactgactcaatgaatgtgagtctgagtgaactccaggagttggtgatggacagggaggcttggcgtgctgcgattcatggggtcgcaaagagtcagacacaactgagtgactgaactgaactgaacttgttagGGGGAATTAACGTTTGTCTCCAATTCTTCAACGGACCTGCTTGTAGATTGGTTTTCTCTCAAACAAAAGGCCAATAGGACTCAGGCAAATTACTATTTTTCTATAGCTCCAGTTTGTAGTGTGGTGCCTGAAAATTTGTTTCTGCTTCCTTACTGACcagattaatgaataaatgaatgaacactaAGAACCAGATGACAATATTTCCACCTGCTGAAAAAATCTTCCAAATGTAAATGCCCTATTTTCCAATTTCAGTCACATGTTAACTTAGGTCCCTAAAGTATAAGCCAGAGGAGTGCCTCACCTCAGACACACAGGCCCTGTCATGTTACCCCTTAAAATATCTCTTGAATCAATTCACAAGTGTGTATGAGAGATTTCAAATCTCACATTCATCAATTAGGCCAAATCTCCAGTACTTCAACCTATCCCGCTCTCTTCAGTATCCTCTATGCAGTCACCTGGATATGAACAAGCTGTGTTCATGGATATGCTATACTTCTATCTGAATACCCACTTTTCCTTTATTGATTcctcttttttcattcttctccttATAATAAACTAACCACCAAGGTGAAGTTCAAGTTCAAATTCAAGAAACCTCTTCTTACAATCTTTCTAGATACATATAATGACTTACACTTAATGTTCATAATCCTCTGTTTGTAGGAGAAATATATACAATAGTATGTTTTATTTGATTATCTGGAGATATGCCTATCTTTTAATGAGACTATCACTCACTGAAACAGAGAACATATGTTGTTGACTTTTCATGTTTCTTATTTGCATGTGTTCACAGAAGATGGAGTGTGCAAGATACGCCAAAAGTCTTTGTGACTTCACAAAGAATATTCCAGGAAAATCTGGATTTTCATCTCTGTCTGCTCTGTCTGTGAGTATGAGGTGATGTCTCTAAAAGTCGCCCCAGATATGCTTACCTTAAACCACACTGGTGTCAGTCACACAGTCTTCCACTTGCTGGGCATCCCTGGCCTTGAGGTCCAGCACGTGTGGATTTCCATCCCCTTCTTCATTTCCTATGTCCTTGCTATGTTGGGGAACAACCTCCTCATCTTTATCATTGTTACAAAGTGCAGCCTCCCTGAACCCATGTACCTCTTCCTCTGCATGCTGGTTGGAACAGACCTTGTCCTCTCCATGTGCACAATCCCTCAGGCCTTGGCCATCTTCTGGTTCCATGTTGGGGAGATCTCCCTGGATCACTGCATCACTCAGTTCTTCATCATCCATTGCACTTTCATGTCTGAGTCAGGGATTTTGCTGGTGGTGGTATTTGACCGCTATGTTGCCATATGCTACCCACTGATATACACCATTATTCTTATACATACATTGATTTGGAAAATTGGTGTTATCATCTTTCTGAGAAGTTATTGTATGATTTTCCCTATAGtatttctttggaaaagattGACTTTCTGCCAAAATAATTTCATCCCACACACCTATTGTGAACACATTGGCTTGGCCAAATATGCTTGTAGTGACATTTGAGTGAATATCTGGTATGGATTCTCTGTCTTAATGTCAACAGTGGTTTTAAATACCCTGctaatttttgtttcttacatGCTAATTCTCTATATTGGCTTCCACATGTCTTCCCAAGATGCTTGTCACAAAGCTCTCATCATGTGTGGCTCCCATGTATGCATCATTATTCTCTTTTATGGACCTGCCATCTTCACAACCCTGACTCAGAGGTTTGGTCATCACATTCCACCTCATATTCACATCTTGTTGGCTAATGTCTGCGTTCTGGCTCTACCTATGCTGAATCCCATCATTTATGGGAACAAGATGAAGGAAATCCAACAGCAGATGGCCCACATATTTTTCCCAAAGCAGAAATAACTTTGGAGGACAAAATAGTTTTCAGTTTTTGTAGTGATGGATGACACGAGCTATAGAATTGGTGGGTGGAAACACTATGGTAAACTGGATACTAGAAAATAGCTTAGTGAATTCTACTTCCAGTGGAAGTTCACCAGGAAGTTTTCAGAATTTATATTTTCTGCTGTCAAAGCAACAGAGAATGTGTGTCATGTTTGACTGAGCAAACTTCATCCTACCCAGAACTTGTGAGTTTCCAAACTCATGTATCCTTCACATCACTAGATTTATTAGATGATGGATGAGTACTGTGTTCTGGCTTTTAATTTCTTCAACTATTTTTGTTGAGGTTATCATCCTTTGAGATATCTTGTGTCATCTCTGAACATTCACATACAAAGGGTACAATTTTACAGTTATGTAGGATGAATAACTTCTAGAAATCTAATAGATATCATTTTAACTATAGTTACTAATATtcttgggttggccaagaagttcatttggattttcctATATGATAttgagcttctcaggtggtactagaggtaaagaaccttcctAACAGTGCcagagacatgagatgtgggttcgatccctaggttgggaagatcccctccctggaggaagacatggcaacccactccagcattcttgcctggagtatcccatagaaagaagagatggatagagttcatagagttgcaaagagtcagacatgactgaagtgacttagcatgatcacccacctagagccagacatcctggaatgtgaagtcaagtgggccttagaaaacatcactgtgaacaaagctagtggaggtgatggaattccagttgagctatttcaaatcctggaagatgatgctgtgaaagtgctgaactcaatatgccagcaaatttggaaaactcagcagtggccacaggactggaaaagatccgttttcattccaatcccaaagaaaggcaatgccaaagaatgttcaaactactgcacaattgcactcatctcacacgctagtaaaataatactcaaaattctctaagccaggcttcaacagtatgtgaaccgtgaacttccagatgttcaagctggatatagataaggcagaggaaccagagatcaaattgccaacatccactggatcatggaaaaaccaagagagttccagaaaaaacacctatttctgctttattgactatgccaaagcctttgactgtgtggatcacaataaactgtggaaaactctgaaagagatgggaatcccagaccacctgacctgcctcttgagaaatgtgtatgcaggtcaggaagtaacagttagaactggacatggaacaacagactggttccaaataggaaaaggagtacatcaaggctgtatattgtcaccctgcttatttaacttatatgcagagtacatcatgagaaacgttgggctggaagaagcacaagctggaatcaagattgccgggagaaatatcaataacctcagatatgcagatgacaccacccttagggcagaaagtgaagaggaactaaaaaacctcttgatgaaagtgaaagaggagagtgaaaaagttggcttaaagctcaacattcagaaaacgaagatcatggcatgtggtcccatcacttcatgggaaatagatgaggaaacaatggaaacagtgtcagactttatttttttgggctccaagatcactgcagatggtgattgcagccatgaaattaaaagatgcttgctccttggaaggaaagttatgatcaacctagatagcatattcaaaagcagagacattactttgccaacaaaagtccgtctagtcaaggctatggttttttcagtggtcatgtatgggtgtgaaagttggactgtgaagaaagctgagcaccgaagaattgatgcttttgaactgtggtgttggggaaaactcttgagagtcccatggactgcaaggacatccaaccagtccatcctaaaggagatcagtcctgggtgttctttggaaggactgatgctaaagctgaaactccagtactttggccacctcatgcgaagagttgactcattggaaagatcctgatgctgggagggattgggggcaggaggagaaggggacgacataggatgagatggctggatggcatcaccgacccgatggacaagagtttggctgaactctgggagctggtgatcgacagggaagcctggcatgctgtaaatcatggagtcacaaagagttggacacgactgagtgattgaactgaactgaatttgataTAATTAAGCAGAAAACCTAGAAAAACATATATAACTtgtatttctctttgtctctatTAGGAGAAATTCAGGAAAAGTCCACAGTAGCCTGTCTTAGGACTGGATGGCTGCAACCACACTGATGTTAACCATATAGTCTTCTATCTGCTGGGCATTCCAGGCCGAGAAGACCTACACATGtggatttccatcaccttctTCATCTCCTATGTTTTGCCCTCCTTGGAAATGGTCTGTTCATCTTCATCGTCCTCATCAAGAGCAGCTTCCATGAACCTATGTATCTTTTCCTCTGTATGCTGGCTGCAGTTGACATTGTCTTTGCCTCAACCACAGAACCTAAGGCATTGGCCATTTTCTGGTGCGACAGTTGGGAAATCTCTCTTAGTAGCTGCATTGCCCAACTCTACTTTCAGCATTCCTCCTTCATTTCTGAGTCAAGCATCTTGCTAATTATGGCATTTGATCGCTACATTGCAATATGTTACCCACTGAGATATACCACAATACTCACTGACTCTGTGATAGGGAAAATTGGTGTGGCTGTTTTCTTGGGAGCACATTGTACAATTTTCCCCATGGTATTTCTTCTGAAGAGGCTGCACTTTTGCAGAAATAACATCCTCCCACATACATTCTGTGAACACATCGTCTTGGCCAAGTAtgcctgtgatgccatccaagtaaACATCTAGTATGGATTTTTTGTCTTGATGTCAACAGTGATCCTAGATATTCCCCTCATTTTTGTTTCCTATGTTCTGATTCTCTGTGCTGTCTTCCTCATCGCTTCCCAAGAGGCTTGTCACAAAGCCTCTAAACACATGTGGCTCCCATGTCTGCACCATCATCCTTTTTTATGGGCCTGGCACATTCTCAGTCCTCACTCAGAGCTTTGAACATGACATCCCACTACACATCCACATCCTACTGGCCAGCATCAGCATGCTTGCTCCACCTATGCTTAATCCCATCATTTATGGAGTCAAGACGAAACAGATATGAGACCAAGTGGTTTATGTATTGTTTAATAAGCAGAAATGACTTTGGGGATGACAGAGACTGGTTTCTCAGAAATTGTGATCCTTCATGAGATGTACTTTGGCAGCAGTGAACAAGAGAACTAGTACTGAGTCAGTAGGAAAAATGACTCATGGAGTTATGGGCTCTGGAGCAACTTAATTGATCCTGTGAGCCTTACCTCTCTAATCAGTCTGAAAGCCATGCCTGTGGATTGACTGAGACACTTACATCTTATTATTTGGGAGTGGACAGGTTGTTCTTTGgcagtcatgtctaactcattAATATTCAGTTCAACTTTGGGAATAGTCAAATGTAATATTAAGTCccaattagattaaaaaaaagtaggCTTTCTGTCTTGGGCTGTTAAGTCCCAAGACATCTCACACATCTCTGGACACTCATGTAAAACCT is a window encoding:
- the LOC102283843 gene encoding LOW QUALITY PROTEIN: olfactory receptor 52B4-like (The sequence of the model RefSeq protein was modified relative to this genomic sequence to represent the inferred CDS: substituted 1 base at 1 genomic stop codon), coding for MLTLNHTGVSHTVFHLLGIPGLEVQHVWISIPFFISYVLAMLGNNLLIFIIVTKCSLPEPMYLFLCMLVGTDLVLSMCTIPQALAIFWFHVGEISLDHCITQFFIIHCTFMSESGILLVVVFDRYVAICYPLIYTIILIHTLIWKIGVIIFLRSYCMIFPIVFLWKRLTFCQNNFIPHTYCEHIGLAKYACSDIXVNIWYGFSVLMSTVVLNTLLIFVSYMLILYIGFHMSSQDACHKALIMCGSHVCIIILFYGPAIFTTLTQRFGHHIPPHIHILLANVCVLALPMLNPIIYGNKMKEIQQQMAHIFFPKQK